GCCGGTGGTCGCCGCTCGCCGCCCGCTCCGTGCTGCCCGGGCCGGGCGGCGCTGCCCTCTCCGTGCTGCCAGGGCCGCGTGGCCGTGCCCAGCGTGCACCAGAGCCTGTCCGAGATGGACTTCGAGCGGGGTccggggggctccggggccgGGAGGGCCGGGTCAGCGGTACCGGGGAAGCTCCGTGTGGGGTACCCGGTACCGGAGGGGCACGGGGGGGTCCCTGTGTGGGGTACCCGGTACCGGAGCGCCacggggggctctgggcaggggttGGAGTAGCGGAGGGGGCacgggaagggctggagcagcgGTACCGGGGCCTCTGGGTGGGGGTACTGGAGGGGCACCGGGGGGCTCTGGGCACCGGTACCGGGCCCGTGGCTGAGGCGGCCCCGCTGCCCGCAGGGATCTGGGCGGCGGCGCGGGACGGGGACGAGGCGcgggtgctgcagctgctggagcgGAGAGGGGACCCCGCGGAGCCCGACCTGGCGGGGTACACGGCACTGGTAcaccgggggcaccgggagggcacggggggcaccgggggtcCTGACCGGGTACATGGCCCTGCGACGAGGGGCACGGAGGGCACCGGGGTCTTTGGGGTCGGTCCTGCCCTGGCACCGGGGATCCCGGGGGTCTTTGGGGTCCCTGGCACCGGGGGTCCCGGGGTTCGAGCCCTGAGGccgcccgtgccgtgcccgcAGCACTATGCCAGCCGGAACGGGCACCTCGGGGTCTGCCGGCTGCTGCTGGAGCGCGGTGCCCCGTGCGATGCCCGCACGCCCGGCGGTGCCACCCCGCTGCACCGCGCCTGCTACTGCGGGCACCGCGCCGTCAccgagctgctgctggcacacgGAGCCGACCCCGCCGCCACCGACGGCGACGGCAGAACCGGCCTGCACAAGGTGGGCACCGGGAGggcaccggggggggggggggggcaccggggggatCCCAATGCCAGGTAGGGGCACGGGAGGGCTCGGGGAGGGGGGGTCCAATGCCCAAATTAgagggggcacaggggcatcccCCTGCCCAAATtaaagggggcacagggggacccCAATGTCCAAATTAGAGGGGGGCATAGGGGGCACCCCCTGCCCAAAGTgggtggggggcacagggggacccCAATGTGCAAATTAGAGGGGGGCATAGGGGGCACCCCCTGCCCAAACCGGGTGGGGGGCACGGGGCTCCTCCTCTGCCAGGGTGCCCGTGGGTGCCTCTCGGGTGCCCGTGGGTGACACCGGTGCCCGCCAGGCCGCCGAGCAGGGGCACCGCGAGCTCTGCGCCCTCCTCCTGCGCCAGCGCCCGGCCCTCGCCGCCCTCCGCGATGCCCGGGGCCGCAGCCCGCGGGACGGGGCGCACCCGGCCGTGTGGGACCTGCTGGACACCTGAGCGGACACAGCGGCGACAACCGGGACCGGGCACTGTCACGGGCCCGGTGCCCGTCCCGATACCGGCGCTGCCACTTCCGGGTTCCGCCAGCACGCCCCGCCCACTACTCCCATCTCAACCAATCACCTCCCGCCGTTCCCTGCAGCCCCGCCTCTCCTCCCATGTAGCCAATCAGCACCTCGGTGCAGTTAGGGGGCGGGGTTTAGCGGCGTAAACAGCCCCCGCGGGTGGGGGGGGATTTAAAGGCGCCGCGTCCTTTTTCAGCGGGACCCCCCCCCCGCGCGGCACCGAGCACAGCCAGGTACAGATATAGAATTTTTATTAACCCATCTGACAAAAAAATAACccgaaaaaaaaaaccctccgtGAAATGAAAATTCCACGGTCGGTTCGACAAGCGGGGCGCGGGGGGAGGGGCAGAACCGGGAGGGGGAGGCCCggccccccccgcccctccccccatCCCCCCGCGGCCCGAGCTCCCCGAAAATACAAATCAAAACCTGAACAATAAATAGGAATTCCCCAGGGGGGAGGAAAAGGAGGGGTTTGCATAGAGGAAGATTTAATAAAAAagtttttttcgtttttttttttttttcttttttttttcctggcttattattaattattaattattattattattaattaattattattatttctaaaaTCTCCCCGCAGAAGGAGCTAGGAACTGATCGTCGAGATGTGATTAACAAAAAATAATTCAACCTTCTCCCAATAACTTACAGGAGTTCACCCAGGGGGAACTTTTGTGcttatttttgtggttttggggtcaAGCTctgaccccaaaaaaccccaggggggttttggggggacccTCAGCCCCCTCCTGCCTGTACAACTTTGGTCACTAGCGCTgtgtcaccccaaaatccaaactctAAAAATCCAGACCCTGAAGTCCAAACCCCAAAAGTCCAGACCTCAAAATCCAGACCCTAAAATCCCCGGGCcagcagggaaggggctgggattgATCCAGGAGACCCCAAAAACACCGGAGAGGGGTCGGGATTCCCATCCCAGGAGATCCCAAAACGGTGGACGAGACCCCAAAGGGCTGAGGAGACCCCAAAGGTTTGGAATTCCCATCCCAGGATGGGGGAAAGACCCCAAAAGTTTGGAATTCCCATCCCAAAATGGTGAAGGAGACCCCAAATGTTTGGAATTCCCATCCCAGGATGGGAAGGAGAACCTAAAGTGATGGAAATCCCATCCCGAGGATCCCAAAGGTTTGGGGTGTCCATCCCGGGGGTCCTGGAAGGTTTGGGGTGTCCATCCTGGGGTTCCTGGCAGGGTTTGGGATGGAGCCTGgaaggttttggggttcccacaAGGTTTGGGATGGACCCTGAAAGGATTGAGATGTCCACCCTGGGGTTTCTGGAAGGGTTGGGATGTCCATCCCAAGGATCCTGGAGGGGTTGGTCTGTCCATCCCAGGGTTCCTGAAAGGTTTGGATGGACCTGGAAGGGCTGGGATGTCCATGTCCATTCCAGATCTAGAAGGGTTGGGGTGTCCATCCCAGGTTTCCTGAAGGATTGGGATGTCCATCCCAGATCTCCTGGCAGGGTTGGGGTGTCCATGTCCATCCCAGATCTCCTGCAGGGGTTAGGGTGTCCATGTCCCTCCCAGATCTCCAGGAGAGTTGGCCTGTCCATCCTGGGATTCCTGAAAGATTTGGATGGATCCGGAAAGGTTGGGATGTCCATGTCCATCCCAGATCTCCTGAAGGATTGGGATGTCCACGTCCATCCCGTGTCTCCTGCAGGGTTAGGATGTCTATCCTGGGATTCCTGGCAGGATCAGGATGTCCATGTCCATCCCAGGTCTCCTGAAAGGCTGGGATGTCCGTCCCAGATCTAGAAGGGTTGGGATGTCCATGTCCATCCCAGATCTAGAAGGGTTGAGATGTCCATGTCCATCCCAGATCTAGAAGGGTTGAGATGTCCATGTCCatcccaggtcccctggcagggtTGAGATGTCCATGTCCATCCCAGGTTTCCTGGCAGGGTTGGGGTGCCCACCCCAGGGTCCCCACGGTggtgcccccaccccaccccggAGCTCCCTGAGCCGTCGGCGCCGTGCCCGCGCCGTGCCCGCGCCGTGCCCGCGCCGTGCCCGCGCCGCTCCGTCCGTCCCACACCGAGCCGGGCCGGAACAGCAGCAGCgatcccagctcctccagctcctccatcccctccagctcctcctcctcctcctgctcccaccGGGAAGGTCCGTGCACGCCGGGCTCGCCGAGGCGGCCGGCGCGGCCGGGGTCAGATGTTCTCGGTGCCGCTGTGGTTGCCGCGCCGGCTCAGGCAGTTCCTCTCGTTCAGCAGGCTCGTGGTCTCGTCGGCCGGCGCCGGCGCCTCCGTCCTCTCCGTCCTCTCCGTCCTCTCCGCCGCGCCCGGCTCGGCCCTGGGGGCGCCGCCGTCGGGGGACTGGGGACAGCTGTCCATGCGCGACGCCAGCAGCCCGTTCTGGTACTCCTGCCGCGTGATCTGCGCGGGACAGCGCGTGGGACGGGGCGGGGGGCGTCACAGAGGGGCAGCAGAGCCCACAGGGATGGAACTGCCGTCCCAAAATGGGGCAGGAGAGCCCACAGGGACGGAATTGTTATCACAGAGGGGGCATCGATGGAATTCCCACCCCTAAATGGGGCACGAATGGAATTCCCATCCCAAAATGGGGCATCAATGGAATTCCCATCCCAAAATGGGGCACTGATGGAATTCCCACCCTAAAATGGGATATTGATAGAATTCCCATCCCAGAGTGGGGCATCAAtggaattcccaccccaaaatGGGGTTGGAGACCCCAAAATGGGGTTGGAGACCCCGAAGGTTTGGAATTCCCATCCAAAAATTAGGCATCAATGGAATTCCCATCCCAAAATGGGGCACTGATGGAATTCCCACCCTAACATGGGGTAGGAGAACCCATAGGTTTGGAATTCCCATCCTAAAATGGGGCATGGATGGAACTCCCATCCTAAAATGGGGTGGGAGAGGGCAAAGGGGGAAATTCCCATCCCAAAGAGTTTTCCAGGCCCTGAGGGGTTGGGAATGGGGTGATGGGTCGAGAATCCCATCCCAAAGGGTTCTCCCACCCCAGATGGGTCAGGAAT
This genomic interval from Melospiza melodia melodia isolate bMelMel2 chromosome 23, bMelMel2.pri, whole genome shotgun sequence contains the following:
- the ANKRD39 gene encoding ankyrin repeat domain-containing protein 39 yields the protein MAGGRRSPPAPCCPGRAALPSPCCQGRVAVPSVHQSLSEMDFERGIWAAARDGDEARVLQLLERRGDPAEPDLAGYTALHYASRNGHLGVCRLLLERGAPCDARTPGGATPLHRACYCGHRAVTELLLAHGADPAATDGDGRTGLHKAAEQGHRELCALLLRQRPALAALRDARGRSPRDGAHPAVWDLLDT